A region of Anguilla rostrata isolate EN2019 chromosome 10, ASM1855537v3, whole genome shotgun sequence DNA encodes the following proteins:
- the LOC135264839 gene encoding sialidase-like: MEWYRALRKEKKLRDARRRLDELCSMVTVQLGGGSLKKGLLSASALLESKSRVNRALTPAPPGRPADPHGAPGGPESRDPSSTKKRKLSPQSGGGLPPSRACRQKHPSRRSWKLDSSSSSGGASPGSDTGGAVTPGQTPAPSPASTPTAIAFVPLAPASARFKAGPIPCAAVRPEPSHTDASPTPCSSAVSQAHAAPSASASSLSKHSHCFAPAAANRTALAEESHSGSAPPTGLAPPTDLAPPTGVTPPTYSAPPCEDRLARTRLPVETSSFKSPAPPARSRALAGRVSESKKATEPCGRFENTDTECNGAAAALQNSNPAVSSSKVARSRPAEERKETNPEPSDKAETASDSERLTAAKNAGARSRPITGQPETESRSSARRKCPLSRSAATSRPPPGLQTSRGRQGPGFRSGFLSEPGETGTPASASGASSEQRSGLAEKRSPRPMKAARSAASALPCKLSGLKSRSAVQTASSKAEEPGKKPSVRKATPRANPANENSRRTQANEASRSAGLGSPGGAFFLKDGAAARASRAVRAHGYRTSPKAKAKTQTPSPSSRCEVCPLCQCSSAGMPSAGTPASLAVPAAGRRSVTPGSAPGRTPKPKRRPPPRDWSAPAGPPLFSVSPARETPAKQPPTPRPKLTPRRESETGRRSVEATPRGDASPRPQSRAAASEHPRTAGHQGPSRHAAVSPGLSGPSPVSAQAPADSQPGRGNRAAVGTAEPQSLTSASAPPARGGVSERRGGLSLAEGSPSSAFAPPDTPAPGDDTWLSPVCRSDDTSTVRRGEPSVRKTEKPHSPKATPRKTLFGRGDHRGGQGGSAQKASRDSAGTDQSRMWEDVTPTPRTSGHKGAPHSRDRAVTNHPAAGQEDLLTGREGPASPPASPELIETLVSVMTSLLGLEPPLPGSLLWDPCRNTHTDQEGSCPARNLGFLMRLKAKRQRLQELRRRVERLTAELQEAREELERETAECHRREDRGDDVEEAQDEREIEREREGGREGGPLFRKTLNRC, encoded by the exons ATGGAGTGGTACAGGGCCCTGCGCAAGGAGAAGAAGCTGAGGGACGCTCGCAGACGATTGGACGAGCTCTGCAGCATG GTAACGGTGCAGCTTGGTGGTGGATCTCtgaaaaaag GGCTCCTGAGCGCCTCGGCCCTGCTGGAGTCGAAGAGCAGGGTAAACCGCGCGCTaactcccgccccccccggccggCCGGCAGACCCCCACGGCGCTCCGGGAGGTCCGGAATCCAGGGACCCGTCCTCCACCAAGAAGAGGAAGCTGAGCCCCCAGTCCGGCGGCGGCCTCCCGCCGTCCCGCGCCTGCCGCCAAAAGCATCCTTCCCGCCGCTCCTGGAAgctggacagcagcagcagcagcggcggcgcaTCGCCGGGTTCAGACACCGGGGGTGCTGTCACACCGGGCCAGACCCCCGCTCCCTCGCCCGCCTCTACCCCTACCGCCATCGCCTTCGTCCCATTGGCTCCCGCGAGCGCCCGTTTTAAAGCCGGTCCAATCCCCTGCGCCGCCGTCAGGCCCGAACCCTCCCACACGGACGCCAGCCCGACCCCCTGTTCCTCCGCAGTCTCGCAGGCTCACGCTGCGCCGTCTGCTAGCGCCTCCTCACTCAGTAAACACTCACACTGCTTCGCTCCTGCAGCCGCCAATCGCACCGCATTAGCTGAGGAGTCCCACTCTGGCTCGGCTCCGCCCACAGGCTTGGCTCCGCCCACAGACTTGGCTCCGCCCACAGGTGTGACTCCGCCCACATACTCAGCCCCACCCTGCGAAGATCGCCTCGCTAGGACGCGTTTGCCAGTTGAAACGTCCTCCTTTAAGAGCCCTGCACCTCCAGCTAGGAGCCGAGCGCTCGCTGGCAGAGTGTCTGAGTCTAAAAAGGCTACAGAGCCGTGTGGGCGTTTTGAAAATACAGACACAGAATGTAATGGTGCCGCTGCTGCCCTCCAGAACTCTAATCCAGCCGTCAGCAGCTCCAAAGTGGCCCGCTCTCGGCCCGctgaggagagaaaagagactAATCCGGAGCCGAGCGATAAGGCCGAGACAGCATCAGATAGCGAGCGTTTAACTGCCGCGAAAAACGCCGGCGCCCGTTCGCGCCCAATTACCGGCCAGCCCGAGACGGAGAGCCGGTCCTCGGCGAGGAGAAAATGTCCGCTCTCCAGAAGCGCCGCTACCAGCCGGCCGCCGCCGGGGCTGCAGACGTCGCGGGGGCGGCAGGGCCCTGGTTTTCGGAGCGGCTTCCTCAGCGAGCCGGGTGAAACGGGGACGCCGGCGTCAGCCAGCGGGGCGTCGTCAGAACAGCGCAGCGGACTCGCGGAGAAGAGAAGCCCGCGCCCAATGAAGGCCGCTCGCTCAGCTGCCTCAGCCCTTCCCTGCAAGCTGTCAGGACTGAAAAGCCGCTCTGCGGTCCAGACTGCGTCCTCAAAGGCCGAGGAGCCTGGCAAGAAGCCTTCAGTCCGTAAGGCGACGCCACGCGCCAATCCAGCCAATGAGAACTCTCGCAGGACCCAGGCCAATGAGGCCTCTCGCTCTGCGGGCTTGGGCAGTCCCGGCGGGGCCTTTTTCCTCAAAGACGGCGCGGCCGCGAGGGCGTCCCGCGCGGTCAGAGCTCACGGGTACAGGACGTCCCCGAAGGCGAAGGCGAAGACGCAGACGCCGTCCCCGTCTTCACGCTGCGAGGTCTGTCCGCTCTGCCAGTGCTCTTCGGCGGGAATGCCGTCGGCCGGAACGCCGGCGTCCCTCGCCGTCCCCGCGGCGGGGAGGAGGAGCGTGACCCCCGGCTCGGCCCCCGGGAGGACCCCGAAGCCCAAACGCAGACCCCCTCCCCGAGACTGGTCAGCGCCGGCAGGGCCCCCACTCTTTTCCGTTTCCCCCGCTCGCGAAACCCCCGCCAAGCAACCCCCGACCCCCCGTCCCAAACTCACGCCCAGGAGAGAGTCTGAGACGGGACGGCGTTCCGTAGAGGCCACGCCCCGTGGCGACGCTAGTCCCCGCCCACAGTCGCGCGCGGCTGCTTCTGAACACCCTCGTACCGCCGGTCACCAAGGCCCGTCTCGGCACGCCGCTGTGTCTCCTGGTTTGTCCGGCCCCAGCCCTGTCAGCGCACAGGCCCCCGCAGACTCCCAGCCCGGCAGGGGAAACAGGGCCGCCGTAGGGACGGCAGAGCCACAGTCGCTAACTAGCGCCTCGGCGCCGCCCGCGCGCGGGGGGGTCTCAGAGAGGCGTGGGGGTCTCAGCCTGGCCGAGGGCAGCCCCTCTTCCGCCTTCGCCCCCCCGGACACCCCCGCCCCGGGCGACGACACCTGGCTGTCCCCCGTTTGCCGCTCGGACGACACCTCAACAGTGCGGCGTGGCGAGCCCAGCGTCAGGAAGACCGAAAAGCCCCACTCCCCCAAAGCCACGCCCAGGAAGACCTTATTTGGGAGGGGCGACCATAGGGGCGGTCAGGGGGGCAGCGCACAGAAGGCCAGCAGGGACAGCGCTGGGACCGACCAGTCCAGGATGTGGGAGGACGTGACGCCAACGCCGAGGACCAGtggccacaagggggcgccACACTCCAGAGATCGAGCCGTGACTAACC ATCCGGCTGCGGGACAGGAGGACCTCCTGACGGGACGGGAGGGTCCGGCCTCGCCCCCCGCCAGCCCGGAGCTGATCGAAACGCTGGTGAGCGTGATGACCTCACTCCTGGGGCtggagccccccctccccggctccCTGCTCTGGGACCcctgcaggaacacacacacagaccag GAAGGGAGCTGTCCGGCAAGAAACCTGGGATTCCTCATGAGGCTGAAAGCCAAGAG ACAGAGGCTCCAGGAGctgaggaggagggtggagcGCCTGACCGCGGAGCTGCAGGAGGccagggaggagctggagagggagacggCCGAGTGCCACCggagggaggacagaggagacGATGTAGAGGAGGCGCAAGATGAgcgggagatagagagagagagagagggagggagagagggagggccaCTGTTCAGGAAAACTTTGAATAGATGTTAA